The Siniperca chuatsi isolate FFG_IHB_CAS linkage group LG9, ASM2008510v1, whole genome shotgun sequence genome includes a region encoding these proteins:
- the erfl3 gene encoding ETS domain-containing transcription factor ERF produces the protein MKTPGDSGFAFPDWAYKPESSPGSRQIQLWHFILELLRKEEYHDVIAWQGDYGEFVIKDPDEVARLWGARKCKPQMNYDKLSRALRYYYNKRILHKTKGKRFTYKFNFNKLVLVNYPFIDMGSTGSSVPQSAPPVPTGAGTHFRFPPSTPSEVLSPNEDLRSPGGMFSSVARRMARGSVSDCSDGTSVNSEIEEGNTGAGEERGERGVSGGGPGGGGGYRSIIHPRLSHETLFRIYGGPGNPAGHPGSRGPTGHRIHPEPLSPFPVSPLPGPGGAGLLAPPLSPALSMTPTSHLPYTPSPTLSPMLGSHFSFNPEDMKRYLQAHTQSVYNYGLSPRAFLQYPNIVIPQPHRPAADKAGLTGERGERAERAATAGGGERGGERHHHPPLAHSAHHHPHPPHSAHPHPHSHSMHHPLHLGEEPPHMSPFKFKLQPPPLGRKHRESQSQSKPRQSSMSSGSGSGSMSSTSGLGSSLSFGSDLSSASGSGFISASSSTQSLNSAGLPKIKVEPISDIESEEEVEVTDISDEDPDERDEGFALFSHRHSRAPDHHHHHHLANGTAAPQHQPHPDEDLDEDVFKAPAPPPPGLMPFFTSQHTHSNVHRGLVTLKSEPTEPGDNNTPPPQTKCIPLKLRFKRRWSEDQRMEASQEESDDKKVRPEEERERQRQSNGRMEMEEDGTGSGEGDSPPPLSYEGSLATPLATQRRVSAELHRATAQLSLENKDC, from the exons GGTTTGCATTCCCAGACTGGGCTTACAAGCCTGAGTCGAGCCCCGGGTCCAGGCAGATTCAGCTGTGGCACTTCATCCTGGAGCTGCTCAGGAAAGAAGAGTATCATGATGTCATCGCCTGGCAGGGGGACTACGGCGAGTTTGTCATCAAGGACCCGGATGAAGTGGCCCGGCTGTGGGGGGCTAGGAAGTGTAAACCCCAAATGAACTACGATAAGCTGAGCAGGGCACTGAG ATACTACTACAACAAGAGGATCCTCCATAAGACCAAAGGCAAGAGGTTCACCTATAAATTCAACTTCAATAAACTGGTTTTGGTCAACTACCCCTTTATCGACATGGGCTCCACTG GAAGCAGTGTTCCACAGAGCGCCCCTCCTGTCCCCACCGGTGCAGGGACTCACTTTCGCTTCCCTCCTTCAACGCCCTCCGAAGTCCTCTCCCCGAATGAGGACCTGCGCAGCCCCGGTGGCATGTTCAGCTCTGTGGCCCGACGAATGGCACGTGGCTCCGTCAGCGATTGCAGTGACGGCACCTCAGTAAATTCTGAGATTGAGGAGGGCAACACGGGAgcgggagaggagaggggagagaggggtgtGAGTGGAGGAGGGcctggtggtggaggaggttaCCGAAGTATCATCCATCCCCGTCTGTCTCATGAAACCCTTTTCCGCATATATGGAGGGCCAGGTAACCCCGCTGGGCACCCAGGCTCCCGTGGCCCCACAGGGCACCGGATCCACCCAGAGCCCCTGTCGCCCTTCCCCGTGTCCCCTCTGCCAGGGCCGGGAGGAGCTGGTCTTCTAGCCCCTCCTCTGTCCCCAGCGCTCTCCATGACCCCGACATCTCACCTCCCCTACACTCCCTCACCCACCCTGTCACCAATGTTAGGCTCCCACTTCTCCTTCAACCCAGAGGACATGAAGCGCTACCTGCAGGCCCACACCCAGTCGGTGTACAACTACGGCCTCAGCCCCAGAGCTTTCCTCCAGTACCCCAACATCGTCATCCCTCAGCCCCACCGGCCCGCCGCAGACAAGGCTGGTCTGACcggagagagaggcgagagagcgGAAAGAGCAGCGAcagcagggggaggagagaggggaggagagcgGCACCACCATCCACCTCTGGCTCACTCCGCCCACCACCACCCACATCCACCTCACTCTGCCCACCCTCACCCCCATTCTCATTCCATGCATCACCCACTCCACCTGGGTGAGGAGCCTCCACACATGTCTCCCTTCAAGTTCAAGCTGCAGCCACCACCACTGGGCCGGAAGCATAGGGAGAGTCAAAGCCAGAGTAAACCCAGGCAGAGCTCAATGTCCTCAGGCTCAGGATCTGGGTCCATGTCATCTACCTCTGGCCTGGGCTCCTCGCTGTCGTTCGGCAGTGACCTGAGCTCAGCCAGCGGGTCAGGCTtcatctctgcctcctcctcgaCACAGTCTCTAAACAGTGCAGGACTTCCCAAGATAAAG GTGGAGCCCATCTCTGATATTGAGtcggaggaagaggtggaggtgACCGACATTAGTGATGAGGACCCAGATGAGAGAGATGAAGGGTTTGCGCTATTCTCCCATCGCCACTCCAGAGCCCctgaccaccaccaccatcaccatcttgCTAACGGCACAGCCGCGCCCCAGCATCAACCCCATCCTGATGAGGACCTGGACGAGGACGTCTTCAAAGCCCCTGCTCCGCCTCCACCCGGCCTGATGCCCTTCTTCACCTCgcagcacacacactccaatGTGCATCGCGGGCTAGTCACCCTTAAGAGTGAACCCACCGAACCAGGGGACAATAACACACCCCCACCCCAGACGAAGTGCATCCCCCTCAAGCTGCGCTTCAAGAGGCGCTGGAGCGAAGACCAGCGCATGGAGGCCTCACAAGAGGAGTCAGATGACAAGAAAGTACgaccagaggaggagagggaaagacagaggcAAAGTAATGGACGtatggagatggaggaggatggGACAGGAAGTGGAGAAGGAGACAGTCCTCCCCCGTTGTCGTACGAGGGCTCTTTAGCCACACCGTTGGCCACACAGCGGAGGGTGAGTGCTGAGCTGCACCGTGCCACTGCACAGCTGTCTCTGGAGAACAAAGACTGCTGA